The Bacteroidota bacterium genome window below encodes:
- a CDS encoding glycosyltransferase family 2 protein, translated as MKASVIIPTFNRSGQLSRTLASLVALDYGLDLFEIIVVDNGSVDDTKQIVDSCIVKFPHHKIRYFFDNVPGLLTGRHRGAKEAKGELLIFIDDDISVEKKWLKSIVETFENYPDVHLVGGKCLPAYEKTPPEWLDAFWKELPDGGKMLTDLSLCDYGDKEKEVDQTWIWGLNYSIRKSSFLKFGGFHPDNISPRYQHFQGDGETGLSLKLKENGAKAWYNPQVIVYHEVPAERMTYFYFEKRYFYQGVCNSFTGIRRIKGSRIRKIIATFVEMSKALARKILRTNAFKLTKNNNVSIEVQLLFARLSEMEKAGYRFHQKIAWSNPQVMEWVLKENYFDYKLPED; from the coding sequence ATGAAGGCATCAGTCATTATACCAACTTTTAACCGGTCAGGACAGTTGTCAAGAACACTCGCAAGTCTTGTTGCTCTTGATTACGGACTTGACTTATTCGAGATTATTGTTGTCGATAATGGCTCTGTGGATGATACAAAACAAATTGTTGACTCATGTATTGTAAAATTTCCTCATCATAAGATCCGGTATTTTTTTGATAATGTTCCCGGACTTCTTACCGGTCGTCATCGGGGCGCAAAAGAAGCAAAGGGTGAGCTATTGATTTTTATTGATGACGATATTAGTGTTGAAAAAAAATGGCTGAAATCCATCGTCGAGACATTTGAAAATTATCCCGATGTGCATCTGGTGGGCGGTAAGTGTCTTCCTGCATATGAAAAAACTCCGCCTGAATGGTTGGATGCATTCTGGAAAGAACTTCCCGATGGTGGTAAAATGCTGACAGATCTCAGCCTTTGTGATTATGGCGATAAAGAAAAAGAAGTCGATCAGACGTGGATCTGGGGTTTGAATTATTCGATAAGAAAAAGTTCTTTCCTGAAATTCGGCGGTTTTCATCCTGATAACATTTCTCCGCGCTATCAACATTTCCAGGGTGATGGAGAAACCGGATTGTCCTTAAAATTGAAAGAGAATGGCGCAAAAGCGTGGTACAATCCGCAAGTTATTGTCTATCACGAAGTACCCGCGGAAAGAATGACTTATTTTTATTTTGAAAAGCGCTATTTCTATCAAGGTGTATGCAATTCCTTTACCGGGATCAGGCGAATAAAAGGTTCGAGAATCCGGAAAATTATTGCCACTTTTGTGGAAATGTCAAAGGCGCTTGCAAGAAAAATTCTCAGAACAAATGCATTCAAATTGACAAAAAATAATAATGTTAGTATTGAAGTTCAATTACTGTTTGCAAGACTCTCAGAAATGGAGAAAGCAGGTTACAGATTCCATCAGAAAATTGCATGGAGCAACCCGCAAGTAATGGAGTGGGTATTGAAAGAAAATTACTTTGATTATAAACTTCCCGAAGACTGA
- a CDS encoding DegT/DnrJ/EryC1/StrS family aminotransferase, with the protein MIPVNTPLLNGNEEKYLLECIRTGWISSEGPFIKEFEEKFSAYVNRKHGIAVANGSAALDIAVQALQLSPGDEVIMPAFTIISPAQSVVKAGLIPVLVDSDPETWNMDVSLIENKITSRTKAIIVVHIYGLPVDMDPVLALCKKHNLLLIEDAAEMHGQTYKGKVCGSFGDISIFSFYPNKHITTGEGGMIVCDSDHLAARCRKLRNLAFEPDGRRFIHFELGWNYRMTNMQAALGLAQLERIGEHIEKKRKVGKLYQDGLSGLKNFQFPKVKTEYSENIFWVYALVAESQALCESTVEKLSKEKIGTRPFFWCMHEQPVFQNMGLFKNEKYPVAERLARNGFYLPSGLGLSEEDVNTVISTMKKICS; encoded by the coding sequence ATGATTCCTGTAAATACACCCTTGCTGAATGGCAATGAAGAAAAATATCTTCTCGAATGTATCCGTACAGGATGGATCTCTTCTGAAGGTCCATTCATAAAAGAATTCGAAGAGAAATTTTCTGCTTATGTGAATCGGAAACATGGGATAGCTGTTGCAAATGGTTCTGCTGCACTTGATATAGCTGTTCAGGCATTGCAATTATCGCCTGGTGATGAAGTGATCATGCCGGCTTTTACGATCATCTCTCCCGCGCAATCTGTTGTCAAAGCCGGTTTGATTCCTGTTCTGGTAGATAGCGATCCTGAAACATGGAACATGGATGTTTCTTTAATAGAGAATAAAATTACCTCCAGAACGAAAGCCATCATTGTTGTTCACATCTATGGTTTACCGGTAGATATGGATCCGGTACTTGCACTTTGTAAAAAACATAACTTACTTCTGATTGAAGATGCTGCAGAAATGCACGGACAAACTTACAAAGGGAAAGTCTGCGGGTCATTTGGTGATATCAGCATTTTTAGTTTTTATCCTAACAAACATATAACAACCGGCGAGGGTGGTATGATCGTTTGCGATTCTGACCATCTTGCTGCCCGCTGTCGAAAACTCCGGAATCTGGCCTTTGAACCGGATGGAAGAAGGTTCATTCATTTTGAACTTGGCTGGAATTACAGAATGACAAATATGCAGGCTGCATTGGGTCTTGCTCAACTGGAACGTATCGGAGAACATATTGAAAAGAAAAGAAAAGTCGGTAAACTTTATCAGGATGGCCTTTCCGGTCTGAAAAATTTTCAGTTTCCTAAAGTAAAAACAGAATATTCAGAAAATATTTTCTGGGTTTATGCACTCGTTGCCGAATCACAAGCATTATGTGAATCAACAGTTGAAAAACTTTCAAAGGAAAAAATTGGTACACGCCCGTTTTTCTGGTGTATGCATGAACAACCTGTTTTTCAGAATATGGGATTGTTTAAGAATGAAAAGTATCCTGTTGCTGAACGCCTTGCGCGAAATGGATTCTATCTTCCCAGTGGACTCGGACTCTCAGAGGAGGATGTGAATACTGTTATATCAACTATGAAAAAAATTTGCAGCTGA
- a CDS encoding glycosyltransferase gives MKFSVIIPSYNQERFIGSTLENVVRLKSDAAEKGTEIEIILIDSESNAEVQKIISLFRKDLDHIDISKDKGQYDAINKGLKICSGDYWTWLNTDDHIDINGFFKLVEILKKDPDIDYIYGGIQYMDTDNKLIKDVKAKIFTLDSLVNLDPGIYQPGSFFKTSFTRTVGEISAYRCCFDYEYILRCLKKDAKIYVCDFPLSRFRYYSDSKTGSMIPVFIREQLLISKDFGRKPYSKLTWFSNLRLLKHRLFPRQ, from the coding sequence ATGAAATTCTCTGTTATCATCCCATCTTATAATCAGGAAAGGTTTATCGGAAGTACACTTGAAAATGTTGTGAGGCTGAAAAGTGATGCTGCAGAAAAGGGAACTGAAATTGAGATAATACTTATAGATAGTGAATCAAATGCTGAAGTGCAAAAGATCATTTCTTTGTTCAGAAAAGATCTCGATCACATAGATATCAGTAAAGACAAAGGGCAATACGACGCAATTAATAAAGGATTGAAAATTTGCTCGGGCGATTACTGGACATGGTTGAATACAGATGATCATATCGATATCAATGGATTTTTCAAATTGGTGGAAATCCTGAAGAAGGATCCTGATATTGATTATATCTATGGCGGCATTCAATATATGGATACTGATAACAAGCTTATCAAGGATGTAAAAGCAAAAATATTTACTCTTGATTCGTTGGTCAATTTAGATCCCGGGATCTATCAGCCCGGTTCATTTTTTAAAACATCATTTACAAGAACTGTCGGAGAAATTTCTGCTTACAGATGCTGCTTTGATTATGAATATATTCTCAGATGCCTGAAGAAGGACGCAAAAATTTATGTATGCGACTTTCCTTTATCGAGATTCCGGTATTACAGCGATTCAAAGACAGGTTCGATGATTCCTGTATTTATCAGGGAACAATTGCTCATTAGCAAAGATTTTGGTCGTAAGCCTTACAGCAAACTTACCTGGTTCTCAAATTTACGTTTGCTGAAACATAGATTATTCCCACGCCAATGA
- a CDS encoding glycosyltransferase: MKKVLLLADEASSHTQKWADAVKANGFDVRIFSIRSSDKSDLQKASYIQNLSRLKKTISDYKPDLMHAHYATSYGLLAALSGFKPYLISVWGSDIFDFPKRSFFHRQILKYNLRNSKCVVSSSNVMAQEVRKYFSGPIEIIPFGIDLAVFTRVATRKKMLTIGIIKSMEDYYGIEELIRAFKSVRENNSDTELKLLLIGGGTKIEKYKQIVSGLGLNEFVEFRGKISQDLVPAAHNEIDIFVNPSVHESFGVSVLEASACENPVVATNVGGLKEVVVNNSTGLIVEQGNQNELIKAISYFVENREQIDIFGKRGRAFVSGNYDQSNVRHKIKDLYTSFLKSGKQ, translated from the coding sequence ATGAAAAAAGTTCTTTTATTGGCGGATGAAGCATCTTCACATACACAGAAATGGGCTGATGCAGTTAAAGCAAACGGTTTTGATGTCCGGATCTTTTCGATTCGGAGTTCTGATAAAAGTGATCTGCAAAAAGCTTCTTACATTCAAAATCTTTCCCGGTTGAAAAAAACGATCAGTGATTACAAACCGGATCTTATGCATGCGCATTACGCAACAAGTTATGGCTTGCTTGCTGCACTATCCGGGTTCAAGCCTTATCTGATCTCTGTCTGGGGTTCTGATATTTTTGATTTTCCTAAAAGATCTTTCTTTCACAGACAAATTCTGAAATATAATTTAAGAAATTCGAAATGTGTAGTTTCATCAAGTAACGTGATGGCGCAAGAAGTCAGAAAGTATTTTTCCGGACCAATTGAAATTATACCTTTTGGAATTGATCTCGCAGTTTTCACAAGAGTTGCTACAAGAAAGAAAATGCTTACTATCGGTATCATTAAATCCATGGAGGACTACTACGGAATTGAAGAACTGATCAGAGCATTCAAAAGTGTAAGGGAGAATAATTCTGATACCGAATTAAAATTACTTTTGATCGGTGGCGGAACAAAAATTGAAAAATATAAGCAAATCGTTTCCGGTCTGGGATTAAATGAGTTCGTGGAATTCCGGGGTAAGATCTCTCAGGATCTTGTTCCTGCTGCGCATAATGAAATTGATATTTTTGTGAATCCTTCTGTTCATGAAAGTTTTGGTGTAAGCGTGCTTGAAGCATCAGCTTGTGAAAATCCGGTTGTGGCTACTAATGTCGGTGGATTAAAAGAAGTTGTCGTAAATAATTCCACCGGATTGATAGTGGAGCAGGGAAATCAGAATGAATTGATAAAAGCAATCTCTTATTTTGTTGAGAACAGAGAACAAATTGATATTTTTGGAAAACGAGGACGTGCATTTGTTTCCGGAAATTATGACCAGAGCAATGTCCGCCATAAGATCAAAGATCTTTATACTTCGTTTTTAAAATCAGGAAAGCAATGA
- the wecB gene encoding UDP-N-acetylglucosamine 2-epimerase (non-hydrolyzing) has product MKILTVVGARPQFVKAAAVSRELRLHPSIQEIILHTGQHYDDKMSEVFFREMDIPEPFLNLEIHASTHGDMTGQMLIGIEKALVKEKPDAVLVYGDTNSTLAGALAASKLQIKLIHVEAGLRSFNMAMPEEVNRILTDRISDLLCCPTDQSLLNLKAEGFDTFGSAVVKTGDVMQDAAMFYSERSAAHSTIVKSLSFEKYILCTLHRQENTDDPIRLKNIIEAINEIHKQIPVVLPIHPRTKKKLEATGLVLECKTIEPVGYFDMIELIKHSSLVMTDSGGLQKEAYFFSKLCVTLREETEWIELIENKFNVLAGADKQKIVSMVNDSLNRKFAAGSDLYGGGKASSNIVEAIKKYI; this is encoded by the coding sequence ATGAAAATACTAACAGTAGTAGGAGCGAGACCTCAATTTGTTAAAGCTGCTGCAGTCAGCAGAGAACTTCGGTTGCATCCATCGATTCAGGAGATCATACTTCATACGGGTCAGCATTACGATGATAAAATGTCGGAAGTTTTTTTCCGCGAAATGGATATTCCTGAACCTTTTTTGAATCTGGAAATTCATGCATCTACTCATGGTGATATGACCGGACAAATGCTCATTGGAATAGAAAAGGCCTTGGTCAAAGAAAAGCCTGATGCGGTTTTAGTTTATGGTGATACAAATTCAACTTTAGCAGGAGCACTTGCTGCTTCAAAATTACAGATCAAACTTATTCATGTTGAAGCCGGATTACGAAGTTTTAATATGGCTATGCCTGAAGAAGTAAACAGAATTTTAACAGACCGGATCTCTGATTTACTTTGCTGTCCTACCGATCAATCACTATTGAATCTGAAAGCTGAAGGGTTTGATACTTTTGGAAGTGCTGTTGTAAAGACCGGAGATGTAATGCAGGATGCAGCAATGTTTTATTCTGAACGTTCAGCAGCTCACTCAACTATAGTCAAAAGTTTATCCTTTGAAAAGTATATACTTTGCACATTACATCGTCAGGAAAATACTGATGACCCCATAAGGTTAAAAAATATTATAGAAGCGATCAATGAAATTCACAAACAGATTCCCGTTGTGTTGCCAATTCATCCAAGAACAAAAAAGAAATTAGAAGCGACAGGGCTTGTTTTGGAATGTAAAACAATTGAACCTGTTGGATATTTTGATATGATCGAACTGATCAAACACTCATCTTTAGTAATGACTGATAGTGGCGGTTTGCAAAAAGAAGCATATTTCTTTTCAAAACTTTGTGTTACTCTGCGTGAGGAAACAGAATGGATTGAATTGATTGAAAATAAATTTAACGTTCTTGCCGGAGCTGATAAACAGAAAATTGTTTCTATGGTAAACGATTCACTCAATCGCAAATTCGCGGCAGGTTCAGATTTGTATGGTGGTGGAAAAGCATCGTCAAATATTGTAGAAGCTATTAAGAAATATATCTGA
- a CDS encoding O-antigen ligase family protein: MIQKLKNTFLNFGYILPLSLSFLLPFGINYTLIIIIWAMFFLFFNDTGKALKNIFYTKWSYVLIGYFLIHAIGYFFSENKGVALFAIEKKLGFLIFPLFIFSSAYTTKQVNKIIDAFIAACILSSLFCIARTIYRYFADGVNDFYYKEFSYFLHPSYFAMYLIFAIILLILVVKRRSTEVKRSYIYSIFLLFIVAIYFCSSKMGLLSALLVLPLTFIISEKVNAKILSGTLLILVAGLFVTNKFFPEPFDRMKMAANVMFSKKAIDKSDVESTAVRILIWEESVKIIKENFLFGTTPGDLTDKLNEAYQKNGLTGAYANSLNAHNQFLQTFIGTGIIGFILLLLMTVYALVYAIIRKYYLLALFSLLVICNFMVESMLQVHAGFIFFVFFFCLLIRYDLTDKAERRAI, encoded by the coding sequence ATGATCCAAAAATTAAAAAATACTTTTTTGAATTTTGGATATATTCTGCCTCTATCGCTTTCTTTTCTCTTGCCATTTGGGATCAATTATACCTTGATAATTATTATCTGGGCAATGTTTTTTTTGTTTTTTAATGATACCGGTAAAGCTTTAAAGAATATCTTTTATACAAAGTGGAGTTATGTCCTTATTGGATATTTTTTGATCCATGCCATCGGATATTTTTTTTCCGAAAATAAGGGAGTTGCATTATTTGCAATAGAAAAAAAACTTGGCTTCCTGATCTTTCCATTATTCATATTCTCCTCCGCTTATACAACAAAACAAGTCAACAAGATCATAGATGCATTCATTGCAGCGTGTATACTTTCATCCCTTTTTTGTATTGCAAGAACTATCTATAGATATTTTGCCGATGGGGTAAATGATTTCTACTATAAAGAATTCTCGTACTTTTTACATCCCAGTTACTTTGCAATGTACCTGATTTTTGCGATCATACTTTTGATCTTAGTCGTTAAAAGGAGATCTACAGAGGTGAAGAGGAGTTATATTTATTCCATTTTCCTGCTGTTCATCGTAGCGATCTATTTCTGTAGTTCAAAAATGGGATTGTTATCTGCATTACTGGTATTACCGTTGACTTTTATTATTTCGGAGAAAGTGAATGCGAAAATTCTATCCGGAACTCTTTTGATTCTGGTGGCTGGTCTTTTTGTAACGAACAAATTTTTCCCGGAGCCATTTGACAGAATGAAAATGGCAGCAAATGTTATGTTTTCAAAAAAGGCAATTGATAAAAGTGATGTGGAAAGTACAGCTGTTCGAATTTTGATCTGGGAAGAATCTGTGAAAATTATAAAGGAAAATTTCCTTTTCGGAACAACGCCAGGTGATTTGACCGATAAGCTGAATGAAGCATACCAAAAAAATGGATTGACTGGTGCTTATGCCAATAGCTTGAATGCTCATAATCAGTTTTTGCAAACATTTATCGGAACAGGAATTATCGGATTTATTTTATTACTCCTGATGACAGTCTATGCATTGGTTTATGCAATTATCCGAAAGTATTATTTGCTGGCGCTCTTCAGCCTTTTGGTCATTTGTAATTTTATGGTTGAATCAATGTTACAGGTTCATGCCGGGTTTATCTTTTTTGTGTTTTTCTTTTGTCTGCTTATTCGTTACGATCTTACAGATAAAGCTGAAAGGCGCGCAATTTGA
- a CDS encoding alpha/beta hydrolase, which yields MKKLLYLLVLLSASVLGQENDFRGRSEIVLQQFVKNEFLNIYKQIDTASISKIDTASIAKSWKNLIQQNGKYVKNLKVEKSQQGNFEVYAYTLQFEKNEITFRLIWGTNKKIKGYYFTPVDKRPKYQVPSYHNAAAAKEKKVLLTTGEFRIPGSLVIPNTPGKHPVVILVHGSGANDRDETFGPLKPFRDLTSGLTAQGIAVLRFEKRTRIFKSKMSHYSPNYTVKQEVLEDVQRAIEVAKADTSIDTTQIYICGHSFGGMMLPRIAKENPSIKGLIYLTPNARRLEDLFVAQAEYIANEITDPARKKAVVDSIKVLRDKVKSLSSNAAVDSSRIFDSPVSLWYELRNYDPIETAKTLDMPMLFIFGGRDYQVTSIDSDKWFSSFKSNEKAAFKMYPNLNHFLIAGEGKSLPAEYEKPGNVDEGLINDISTWIKGVK from the coding sequence ATGAAAAAACTCCTTTATCTGCTAGTTCTGTTATCTGCTTCTGTCCTGGGTCAGGAAAATGATTTTCGTGGCCGCTCAGAGATCGTATTACAGCAGTTTGTCAAAAATGAATTCCTGAACATATATAAGCAAATTGATACAGCATCAATTTCAAAGATTGATACCGCTTCAATTGCCAAAAGCTGGAAAAACCTGATTCAACAGAATGGTAAATATGTGAAAAACCTGAAAGTTGAAAAAAGTCAGCAAGGAAATTTTGAAGTATATGCCTACACCTTGCAATTTGAAAAAAATGAAATTACGTTTCGTCTGATCTGGGGCACAAATAAAAAGATCAAAGGTTATTATTTTACACCGGTAGATAAACGACCGAAATATCAGGTTCCATCATATCACAATGCTGCTGCTGCGAAAGAGAAAAAAGTTCTGTTGACAACCGGAGAATTCAGAATCCCCGGAAGTCTGGTGATTCCTAATACTCCCGGAAAACACCCGGTGGTAATTTTAGTTCATGGTTCAGGTGCAAATGATCGCGATGAAACATTTGGCCCATTAAAGCCTTTCAGAGATCTGACATCCGGATTAACTGCTCAGGGTATTGCCGTTCTGCGATTTGAAAAAAGAACAAGAATTTTCAAATCAAAGATGTCACACTATTCTCCAAATTATACTGTGAAACAAGAAGTACTTGAAGATGTTCAGCGGGCGATTGAAGTTGCTAAAGCAGATACTTCTATCGATACGACACAGATCTATATTTGTGGACATAGTTTTGGTGGAATGATGCTCCCACGAATTGCAAAAGAGAATCCTTCAATCAAAGGGTTGATCTACCTTACTCCGAATGCACGGAGACTTGAGGACCTTTTCGTAGCTCAGGCTGAATACATAGCAAATGAGATCACTGATCCTGCAAGAAAAAAAGCTGTTGTTGATTCTATCAAAGTTTTACGTGATAAAGTAAAATCATTATCATCGAATGCAGCAGTTGATAGTTCTCGTATCTTTGATTCACCGGTATCTTTGTGGTATGAGTTAAGAAACTATGATCCGATTGAAACTGCAAAAACATTGGATATGCCAATGCTTTTCATTTTCGGCGGACGTGATTATCAGGTAACTTCAATTGATTCCGATAAATGGTTTTCTTCATTTAAATCAAATGAAAAAGCAGCCTTTAAGATGTATCCAAATTTGAATCACTTTCTAATCGCCGGAGAGGGAAAAAGTCTTCCTGCAGAATATGAAAAACCCGGAAATGTGGATGAAGGTCTGATAAATGATATCAGCACTTGGATTAAAGGGGTTAAATAA
- a CDS encoding sugar transferase, translating into MIWLRGNMNKFLIRFFDIVFSLAGLIVFSPILALIALTIVLDSSGPVIFRQWRVGKNNSDFRLFKFRTMNINSDKMGLITVGSRDPRITRVGIFLRRFKLDELPQLLNVLFGQMSLVGPRPEVRRYADLYTPAHQTLVLSVRPGITDFASIEYSNENELLSKVTDPEHFYINEVLPAKIKLNLIFIENPTFGNYMRIIFRTVGKILTH; encoded by the coding sequence ATGATATGGTTAAGGGGTAATATGAATAAGTTTCTCATCAGGTTTTTTGACATTGTATTTTCATTGGCAGGATTGATCGTTTTTTCTCCGATCCTTGCATTGATTGCATTAACGATCGTTTTGGATTCATCCGGACCGGTTATTTTCAGACAGTGGCGCGTGGGGAAAAATAACTCAGATTTCAGACTCTTTAAATTCAGAACAATGAATATCAATTCCGATAAAATGGGATTGATCACTGTAGGTTCAAGAGACCCACGTATCACTCGCGTTGGTATTTTTCTAAGAAGATTCAAACTGGATGAACTTCCGCAACTTTTAAATGTTCTATTTGGACAAATGAGCCTTGTTGGACCCAGACCGGAGGTTCGTCGTTATGCAGACCTTTATACACCTGCACATCAAACGCTTGTATTATCAGTAAGACCCGGTATTACTGATTTTGCATCTATCGAATACTCAAATGAGAATGAATTACTGAGTAAAGTCACTGATCCGGAACATTTTTATATTAATGAAGTATTACCTGCCAAAATTAAGCTCAATCTTATCTTCATCGAAAATCCTACTTTTGGTAATTATATGCGCATTATCTTTCGCACCGTTGGAAAAATCCTTACACACTAG
- the cas6 gene encoding CRISPR-associated endoribonuclease Cas6, which translates to MRVKISFLKVHGSSGTVPLHHQKIISAFLEEVIREMPIKSEFYNFSSLKGTSKVQAGQIRFLSSKVSLVLSAPEPEFLQMLVNEIFERRLVSFAKLTLVPKSYDVMPDPEFKTVMKYVCISPMIAQPPFESDEAGNIPEAMDPRNQEFSDLFYDAIIDRMEKAGFSEKQLSEFAEFEIMPDATYVQKIADTHKKFARIYKNNSNETIFGYLLPFSLHAHPQVQKFIWECGLGLNTIQGYGMIDVVSSMAPAAIADPEEASSVSDSATAEE; encoded by the coding sequence ATGAGAGTTAAAATTTCGTTTTTAAAAGTGCACGGCAGTAGTGGCACCGTGCCACTTCATCACCAGAAAATTATTTCTGCGTTTCTGGAAGAAGTCATTAGAGAAATGCCAATCAAGTCTGAATTCTACAATTTCTCTTCGCTTAAAGGAACTTCAAAAGTTCAAGCCGGACAAATCAGATTTCTTTCTTCAAAAGTTTCTTTGGTCCTGTCTGCGCCGGAACCTGAGTTTCTTCAAATGTTAGTGAATGAGATCTTCGAACGCCGCCTGGTCAGCTTCGCAAAATTGACTTTGGTTCCAAAGTCATACGATGTTATGCCTGATCCGGAATTCAAGACTGTGATGAAATACGTATGTATTTCTCCAATGATCGCTCAACCACCGTTTGAATCAGATGAAGCCGGAAATATTCCGGAAGCTATGGATCCAAGGAATCAGGAGTTCTCTGACTTGTTCTATGATGCTATTATCGACCGTATGGAAAAAGCCGGCTTTAGTGAAAAGCAATTAAGCGAATTCGCTGAATTCGAAATTATGCCGGATGCTACCTATGTTCAAAAGATAGCAGACACGCACAAAAAGTTTGCAAGGATCTACAAGAACAACAGCAACGAAACTATCTTCGGATACCTGTTGCCATTTAGCTTGCATGCTCATCCACAGGTTCAGAAATTTATCTGGGAATGCGGACTTGGATTGAACACCATCCAAGGCTATGGTATGATTGATGTCGTTAGTTCTATGGCGCCTGCAGCTATTGCTGACCCTGAAGAAGCTTCATCAGTTTCCGATAGTGCAACAGCTGAAGAGTAG
- a CDS encoding T9SS type A sorting domain-containing protein, with amino-acid sequence MRILLIIGLLAFTFTASSQCLDSTRTPDPYYNQCSAEYNPVCGCDVVTYRSDCAAYNIGGLTYNSWTYGPCESFDFDFFPTAVTYNPVQFYIYKKLPGSVTLYVYDFMGGLHYTDYFNISSSDFILQRELPLQNLLRGIYIVIVESDGIVKYKKFAKQGLD; translated from the coding sequence ATGCGAATTCTTCTGATAATCGGCCTTCTGGCATTTACATTTACGGCTTCTTCACAATGTTTAGATTCAACGAGAACGCCTGATCCATATTACAATCAGTGTTCAGCAGAATACAATCCTGTTTGCGGCTGCGATGTAGTTACCTACAGAAGTGATTGTGCAGCGTACAACATTGGTGGACTAACTTACAATAGCTGGACCTATGGACCTTGCGAATCATTCGACTTCGACTTTTTTCCCACAGCAGTTACCTACAATCCTGTGCAATTTTACATATACAAGAAACTACCCGGCAGTGTAACCCTTTATGTTTACGATTTCATGGGTGGGCTACACTACACAGATTATTTCAATATTTCATCAAGTGATTTTATATTACAAAGAGAGCTTCCCCTACAGAATTTACTGAGGGGAATCTACATCGTAATAGTTGAATCTGACGGTATAGTAAAATACAAGAAGTTTGCTAAGCAGGGACTTGATTAA
- a CDS encoding DUF479 domain-containing protein — MNFLAHIFLSGNDDQLMIGNFIADYIKGNKKDLFPDQIRKGIELHRAIDDYTDHHPVTEDSKARLRPKYRKYSGVIVDLYYDHFLARNFDMYSEIPLPEFTQRTYAILLENQDVLPDGVKQFLPYMIERNWLQNYATIEGIGRTLTGLSKRVSFENKMDESVHDLQADYAIYKNEFHRFFPQLITFAAGKKI, encoded by the coding sequence TTGAATTTCCTCGCCCATATTTTTCTTTCCGGAAACGATGATCAGCTGATGATCGGAAACTTCATCGCTGATTATATCAAGGGAAATAAGAAGGATCTTTTCCCTGATCAGATCCGGAAAGGTATTGAACTTCACAGGGCCATTGATGACTATACCGACCATCATCCTGTAACGGAAGATAGTAAAGCTCGTCTGAGACCAAAATACAGAAAGTATTCCGGAGTCATTGTAGACCTTTATTATGACCATTTTCTGGCTCGTAATTTTGATATGTATAGCGAAATTCCTCTACCGGAATTCACTCAAAGAACATATGCTATACTGCTTGAAAATCAAGATGTACTGCCTGATGGTGTAAAGCAATTTCTACCTTATATGATTGAAAGAAACTGGCTGCAGAACTATGCTACAATTGAAGGGATCGGGAGGACTTTAACAGGTCTTTCAAAAAGGGTTTCCTTTGAAAATAAGATGGATGAATCGGTTCATGATCTTCAGGCGGACTATGCAATTTATAAAAATGAATTTCATCGCTTTTTCCCACAGTTGATTACCTTTGCCGCCGGTAAAAAAATCTAA
- a CDS encoding DUF167 domain-containing protein, which yields MLLYLKVKPNQRSDKIEQTPEGWQVRLKAPAIDGKANEHLINYLSDVLDLPKSAILLKKGQTNKFKCLEIDLSEELVIKLLEAESKK from the coding sequence ATGCTACTATACCTGAAGGTTAAGCCGAATCAGCGGTCCGATAAAATCGAACAAACCCCTGAAGGCTGGCAGGTTCGCCTGAAAGCCCCTGCAATCGACGGAAAAGCAAACGAACACCTCATAAATTACCTTTCAGACGTGTTAGACCTACCGAAATCTGCGATTCTTCTCAAGAAAGGCCAGACGAATAAATTTAAGTGTCTTGAAATTGATCTTTCAGAAGAATTGGTGATCAAACTGCTTGAAGCAGAATCGAAAAAGTAA